The following proteins are encoded in a genomic region of Gossypium hirsutum isolate 1008001.06 chromosome D05, Gossypium_hirsutum_v2.1, whole genome shotgun sequence:
- the LOC107906664 gene encoding glycosyltransferase BC10 — translation MYSTPFILSFSLLLSLPILFFFLAPTFHPHPLPPISVPDELDDLRLFHRATTPSLSSSHLSSSSSPKIAFLFLTNSDLHFLPLWNRFFRTAKTSRYNIYVHADPTINITRPTKSVFDDRFIPNAKRTFRASATLISATRRLLATAILDDPANAYFAVLSQYCIPLHSFNYIYRSLFTAKTFDLTSNSSDLTQYGVRVKYKSFIEIISKEPRLWKRYVARGRFVMMPEVPFEDFRVGSQFFVLTRKHALLVVKDRTLWRKFKLPCYRASECYPEEHYFPTLLSMQDPDAVTRYTLTRVNWTGTVAGHPYMYKPKEVSAKLINELRKSNYSSSYLFARKFSPDCLKPLMGIADSVILRD, via the coding sequence ATGTATTCCACCCCTTTCATTCTCTCCTTTTCCCTCCTCCTTTCCCTCCctatcctcttcttcttcttagcCCCTACTTTCCATCCCCACCCTCTTCCCCCCATCTCCGTCCCCGACGAACTCGACGACCTCCGTCTCTTCCACCGCGCCACCACCCCTTCCTTATCTTCATCCCATCTCTCCTCCTCTTCCTCCCCCAAAATTGCTTTCCTTTTCTTAACCAACTCCGACCTCCATTTCCTTCCTCTTTGGAACCGTTTCTTCCGAACCGCTAAAACTTCACGCTACAACATCTATGTCCACGCTGATCCCACCATCAACATTACTCGCCCCACCAAATCCGTTTTCGATGACCGTTTCATTCCCAACGCCAAACGCACTTTCAGGGCTTCCGCCACGCTGATCTCCGCCACCCGACGCCTCCTCGCCACTGCCATCCTCGACGATCCCGCCAATGCTTACTTCGCCGTCCTCTCCCAGTACTGCATCCCTCTCCATTCCTTCAATTACATCTACCGCTCCCTCTTCACTGCCAAAACCTTCGATCTCACCTCCAACTCCTCTGATTTGACTCAGTACGGTGTTCGAGTCAAGTACAAATCTTTCATCGAGATTATTTCCAAGGAACCCAGGCTGTGGAAACGGTATGTAGCACGTGGCCGATTTGTGATGATGCCGGAGGTGCCATTCGAGGATTTCCGAGTTGGATCTCAGTTTTTTGTGTTGACTCGGAAACACGCGTTACTGGTAGTCAAAGATCGGACTCTTTGGAGGAAATTCAAGTTACCGTGTTATCGTGCCAGCGAGTGCTACCCGGAAGAACATTATTTTCCgacattgttgtcaatgcaagaCCCAGATGCGGTGACTCGCTATACTTTAACTCGGGTTAATTGGACCGGAACGGTTGCGGGTCACCCCTACATGTATAAGCCGAAAGAAGTGTCGGCCAAGTTGATTAATGAGTTGAGGAAGTCAAATTACTCGAGTTCATACTTGTTTGCTAGGAAATTCTCACCAGATTGTTTGAAACCCTTGATGGGTATTGCTGATTCGGTCATTCTTCGAGATTGA